The Coffea arabica cultivar ET-39 chromosome 1e, Coffea Arabica ET-39 HiFi, whole genome shotgun sequence genome has a window encoding:
- the LOC113706955 gene encoding UPF0496 protein At4g34320-like isoform X1, which yields MGKFAQLDMPSCPVAQKLEAMAFNPVVKPGEISHAQILMLEKLQMRKTKLDKKLKYMMYIHAWRKLSTIIFVAAFAAVLICSLMAAAMAAPPVAAALAAATSIPLGSMGKWIDSLLQSYENAVKGQKEIMSSIQDRKLVCVQHMPKLGKLLRECMKCPKSP from the coding sequence ATGGGGAAGTTTGCCCAACTGGATATGCCCAGTTGCCCAGTTGCCCAAAAATTAGAAGCCATGGCCTTTAATCCAGTTGTCAAGCCTGGTGAAATTTCCCATGCCCAAATTCTGATGCTTGAGAAGTTGCAAATGCGAAAGACTAAGCTTGATAAAAAGCTTAAGTACATGATGTACATCCATGCTTGGAGAAAATTGTCGACCATTATCTTTGTTGCCGCATTTGCTGCTGTTCTTATATGTTCACTCATGGCTGCTGCTATGGCTGCTCCTCCTGTTGCGGCCGCCCTTGCTGCTGCTACTTCCATCCCTCTGGGATCAATGGGGAAGTGGATTGATTCTCTTCTGCAGAGCTATGAAAATGCTGTCAAAGGACAGAAGGAGATCATGAGCTCAATTCAAGATAGAAAATTGGTTTGCGTCCAACATATGCCAAAATTAGGAAAGCTTCTGAGAGAGTGCATGAAATGCCCAAAAAGCCCCTGA
- the LOC113689576 gene encoding protein SENSITIVE TO PROTON RHIZOTOXICITY 2-like isoform X1 has product MHNSPRMIIQGSSNSCFRSGPQGISIYGVSDQDVVSSSSIQAATSAPDTHSSSFLYNLSILKDKVHQVQSLASTFISSDHNQPPESTPIAVASMGTLIQEIIITASSMMFACQQVSLGAGGPSGNNNRTSSNELYHHHHSQSHGHGHGHGHHHQRVKVPELPVAQQNCGGNRVTHFGEDRGQGFYANDALDNWYGDSYNTNNCSTNYTNTRTSSVTVSNHNNEVGVGRRELLSQKGEASGELEKLSPKSYDIVELDAADLLAKYTHYCQVCGKGFKRDANLRMHMRAHGDEYKSTAALSNPLKNNLGANGKDQEGLPKLPRKYSCPHEGCRWNKKHAKFQPLKSMICVKNHYKRSHCPKMYVCKRCSRKQFSVLSDLRTHEKHCGDLKWQCSCGTTFSRKDKLMGHVALFVGHTPAISSLAKMGKADQNAAQMQLDDR; this is encoded by the exons ATGCATAACTCTCCCAGGATGATCATCCAAGGGTCCTCCAATTCTTGTTTTCGCAGTGGGCCACAAGGGATATCAATTTATGGTGTTTCTGATCAAGAtgttgtttcttcttcttctattcaAGCTGCTACTTCAGCCCCGGATACTCATTCCAGTTCTTTCTTATATAATCTGTCAATTCTCAAAGACAAGGTTCATCAGGTGCAATCTTTGGCTAGCACGTTCATTTCCTCTGATCATAATCAACCTCCCGAGTCAACGCCCATAGCTGTAGCTAGCATGGGTACGTTGATTCAAGAAATTATTATTACTGCATCCTCTATGATGTTCGCTTGTCAACAGGTGTCTCTTGGAGCTGGAGGGCCTTCAGGAAATAATAATAGGACTAGTTCAAATGAATTGTACCACCACCACCACAGCCAGAGCCACGGCCACGGCCATGGACACGGACACCACCACCAGCGTGTTAAGGTCCCCGAGTTGCCGGTGGCTCAACAAAATTGTGGAGGCAATCGCGTTACGCATTTTGGAGAAGATAGAGGTCAGGGTTTTTATGCAAATGATGCGCTTGATAATTGGTATGGTGACAGCTATAATACTAATAATTGTAGCACAAATTATACTAATACTAGAACAAGTAGTGTTACGGTTAGCAACCATAATAATGAAGTTGGAGTTGGAAGAAGGGAACTACTGTCTCAAAAAGGTGAAGCTAGCGGAGAATTAGAGAAGCTTTCACCAAAAAGCTATGATATTGTGGAATTGGATGCTGCTGATTTATTAGCAAAGTATACACACTATTGCCAAGTTTGTGGTAAAGGGTTCAAAAGGGATGCCAATTTGAGAATGCATATGAGGGCTCATGGGGATGAATACAAGTCTACCGCTGCTTTGAGCAACCCTCTAAAGAACAACTTGGGTGCTAATGGAAAAGATCAAGAAGGCTTGCCAAAATTGCCTAGGAAATATTCATGCCCCCATGAAGGCTGCAGATGGAATAAGAAACATGCCAAGTTTCAGCCCTTGAAGTCCATGATTTGTGTGAAGAATCATTACAAGAGAAGCCACTGTCCCAAGATGTATGTTTGCAAACGTTGCAGCAGGAAGCAATTCTCGGTGCTGTCCGACCTGAGAACTCATGAGAAGCACTGTGGGGATCTCAAATGGCAGTGCTCTTGTGGCACCACATTTTCCAGGAAAGATAAGCTCATGGGACATGTTGCTTTGTTCGTGGGACATACTCCGGCTATTAGTTCTTTGGCAAAGATGGGGAAAGCTGATCAGAATGCTGCACAAATGCAACTAGATGATAG ATGA
- the LOC113689576 gene encoding uncharacterized protein isoform X2: MHNSPRMIIQGSSNSCFRSGPQGISIYGVSDQDVVSSSSIQAATSAPDTHSSSFLYNLSILKDKVHQVSLGAGGPSGNNNRTSSNELYHHHHSQSHGHGHGHGHHHQRVKVPELPVAQQNCGGNRVTHFGEDRGQGFYANDALDNWYGDSYNTNNCSTNYTNTRTSSVTVSNHNNEVGVGRRELLSQKGEASGELEKLSPKSYDIVELDAADLLAKYTHYCQVCGKGFKRDANLRMHMRAHGDEYKSTAALSNPLKNNLGANGKDQEGLPKLPRKYSCPHEGCRWNKKHAKFQPLKSMICVKNHYKRSHCPKMYVCKRCSRKQFSVLSDLRTHEKHCGDLKWQCSCGTTFSRKDKLMGHVALFVGHTPAISSLAKMGKADQNAAQMQLDDR; this comes from the exons ATGCATAACTCTCCCAGGATGATCATCCAAGGGTCCTCCAATTCTTGTTTTCGCAGTGGGCCACAAGGGATATCAATTTATGGTGTTTCTGATCAAGAtgttgtttcttcttcttctattcaAGCTGCTACTTCAGCCCCGGATACTCATTCCAGTTCTTTCTTATATAATCTGTCAATTCTCAAAGACAAGGTTCATCAG GTGTCTCTTGGAGCTGGAGGGCCTTCAGGAAATAATAATAGGACTAGTTCAAATGAATTGTACCACCACCACCACAGCCAGAGCCACGGCCACGGCCATGGACACGGACACCACCACCAGCGTGTTAAGGTCCCCGAGTTGCCGGTGGCTCAACAAAATTGTGGAGGCAATCGCGTTACGCATTTTGGAGAAGATAGAGGTCAGGGTTTTTATGCAAATGATGCGCTTGATAATTGGTATGGTGACAGCTATAATACTAATAATTGTAGCACAAATTATACTAATACTAGAACAAGTAGTGTTACGGTTAGCAACCATAATAATGAAGTTGGAGTTGGAAGAAGGGAACTACTGTCTCAAAAAGGTGAAGCTAGCGGAGAATTAGAGAAGCTTTCACCAAAAAGCTATGATATTGTGGAATTGGATGCTGCTGATTTATTAGCAAAGTATACACACTATTGCCAAGTTTGTGGTAAAGGGTTCAAAAGGGATGCCAATTTGAGAATGCATATGAGGGCTCATGGGGATGAATACAAGTCTACCGCTGCTTTGAGCAACCCTCTAAAGAACAACTTGGGTGCTAATGGAAAAGATCAAGAAGGCTTGCCAAAATTGCCTAGGAAATATTCATGCCCCCATGAAGGCTGCAGATGGAATAAGAAACATGCCAAGTTTCAGCCCTTGAAGTCCATGATTTGTGTGAAGAATCATTACAAGAGAAGCCACTGTCCCAAGATGTATGTTTGCAAACGTTGCAGCAGGAAGCAATTCTCGGTGCTGTCCGACCTGAGAACTCATGAGAAGCACTGTGGGGATCTCAAATGGCAGTGCTCTTGTGGCACCACATTTTCCAGGAAAGATAAGCTCATGGGACATGTTGCTTTGTTCGTGGGACATACTCCGGCTATTAGTTCTTTGGCAAAGATGGGGAAAGCTGATCAGAATGCTGCACAAATGCAACTAGATGATAGGTAA